The Deltaproteobacteria bacterium region CCGATCGTGTTCGCGATGGCGAACCCGGACCCGGAGATCATGCCGGAGGAGGCGACCCCGTACGTGCGGATCATGGCGACCGGGCGCTCGGACTATCCGAACCAGATCAACAACGTGCTGTGCTTCCCCGGGATCTTCCGCGGGGCGCTGGACTCCCAGGCCACCTGCATCAACGAGGAGATGAAGCTGGCGGCGGCGTACGCGATCGCCTCCTGCGTGGGGAAGGAGGAGCTGTCGGAGGACTACATCATCCCGTCCGTGTTCGACCGGAAGGTCGGTCCCGCGGTCGCCAAGGAGGTCTCCCGGGCGGCGCACCGGAGCCGGGTGGCCAAGCGGGCGCCGAAGTCGTACGCGGAAATCAGCCTGGTTTCCTGAGCCAGGCCGGGTTTCCCGGAAAATGGAACGAGCGGAAAGAAAGGCTTCCGTGCGGTCGTGTTCCGCGGAGAGCGCGGCCGCAAGGAGAGTCCACCGGCACCGGTACCCGGACCTGTCCGGGATGACCGTGGGGACGTGGAGGATCCTCTACGAGGAGAAGGGGGAGGAGAACCCGCACTGCCTGTGCCGGTGCGTCCGGTGCGGCGTGAAGAAGGTGATCGCCGCCCGCAAGTTCCTCGATGGGTACGCCTTGCGGTGCCCTGAGTGCAGGTTCCGGGAGAAACTCGAAGAGGCGTAGCGGGCGGCGGGAAGTCAATCCTCCCTCGAGATCAGCCCCCTCTCCGCCAGGAACCGGATGATCCCGTCGGCGAGGCTTCCGGCGTCGCCGGTGAGCCGTCCGCCGGCCTTCTTCCCGGCCCCTCCCGAAAGGACCCATTGCATCCGGCCCGCGGCGGAAACCTCGTCGCCGGGAGCCAGGATCTTCTTCGGCCGAATCCTCGGGGGGGCCCATCGGACGATATCGACGACCGGCAATACCTCTCCCCGCGGGGGCTGGTTCAACAGGCCGCTCCCGTCGATTCGCCGGATGTCGTGCCTCTCGGCCGTCCTGCGGCCGGGCAGGGTCGGGTACCGCGGCCGGTTCAGGGGCCGATCCACGGTGAACACCGCGGGCAGGGTGCACTCCACGATCTCCCTCTCCCCCCGGTCCAGCGTTCTCCGGAGGATCGCCCTCCCTTCCCCGGGGTGCAATTCGACGGAGACGACGGACGTCACCACCGGAAGGCCCAGCCATTCGGCCAGGATCGGCCCGGTTTGTCCCATCTCATCGTCCATGGCCACCTTGCCGCAAAGGACCAGGTCGTACTTCCGCTCGCGGAGGAATCCCGCCAGTGCCGCGGATACCGCCCAGGGGCCCCGGTCCGGGGGGGAGTCCCCGACGATGTGTACGGCCTCGTCGACTCCCATCGCGAGGCACCACCGCAGAACCGCCTCCGCGCGCGGAGGACCGAGCGTCAGCGCGGTGACCCTCCCCCCGAACTTCTCCCGGGTTCGGAGCGCCTCCTCGACGGCCACCTCGTCGTACGGATTCACGGCGTACACGACTTCCTCGGAGAGGAGCCGTTTTTTCACCGGGTCTACCCCGCTTCGGACGGCGAACAAGGCGACCTGCTTGACGCATACGACGATCTTCATGCGTGCCGTCGCGTCATAAGGCGCGCGCCAGGATCTCGGCCAGATCGAGGCATTCCGGGACCGCGCTCCCCGCTTCCCCCCCGCGGATCCCGTCCTCGAGCATGTACAGGCAATGGGGACACGCGGTGGCGACGATGTCCGGCAGAAGGGAAAGCAGCTCCGAAGCCCGCCGCTCGTTGATCCGCGCGCCATCCGAAGGGAGCCACAGGTGGCCGCCACCCGCCCCGCAGCAGAAACCGTCCTTCCGGCTCCGCCCCGCCTCGGCGAGCCGAATGCCGGCGATTCCCGAAAGAACCCGCCTCGGCGGCTCGTGGATCCCGTGGTATCTCCCCAGGTAGCAGGGATCGTGGTAGGCGACCGTTTTTTCCATCGAGCGGGATGCGCGGATCGCGCCGCGATCCAACAGGTCGAGGAGGAACGTGGTGTGATCGATCACTTCGAACCCGGCGCCGAAGTTCGCGTATTCGTTCCCGAGCGCGTTATGGCAGTGCGGGCACGATGTCACGATCCTCGAGACCCCGCACTCCTTCAGGGTGGCCACGTTTTTCCGGGCAAGGGAATGGAAGAGGTATTCGTTTCCCGTCCTCCGGGCGAAATCCCCGCAGCAATGCTCCCGGGAACCCAGGACAACGAACCGGATCCCCGCGGTCGCAAGGATTCGGGTCATGGACCGCGCGACGCTCCGATACCGTTCGTCGAACGCTCCGGCGCACCCGACCCAGTACGCCAGGTCGACCTTCCCTTCCTTCCCGGCCGCCTCAAGCTCCATCCCCACCGCCCACTCCAACCGGCGGGAGAGACCGAACCCCCAAGGGTCGGAATGCAGCTCCAGATTCCGGAACATCGGTTCCAGCTCCGCGGGAAACGCGCTTTTTCCGAGCACGAGGTGGCGTCGCAGGTCGACGATCGTCTCGACGTGCTCGATCAGCATGGGGCAGGCCGCCTGGCAATGCCCGCATGCGGTGCACGCCCAGATGTCCTCCGGCGGTACGCCGGTTCCATCCCTTCCCCTCGACCGTTCCCCGAGGGTGCGGATCACCTTCTGAGGGCTTAACGATTTCCCCGTCGCGTGTGCCGGGCATGCCGCTTCGCATCGCCCGCACCGCGAGCAGGCGTCCAGGTCGAGAAGCTGCTTCCACGAGAAATCCCCGATCGCGCCCGCTCCGAGCGTCTCCAGGCCGTCGAAATCGGGGATCGGCTGCAGGGCCCCCGCCGGGCGGAACGAACGGAGGTATATGTTGGCAGGCCCGGCGATGGCGTGCAGCATCTTGCCGTACGGGACCGCCGCGACGAATCCGAACGCCAGGAGGAGGTGCGTCCACCAGATGCCGCGGTGCCATCGGAGAAGGTCCGGGACGGAGGACCCGGAGAAAAGCCGCGCGACGGCGTTGGCCACGTAGGAGCAAGGCGCCGCCCCGGGTTTCGTCGCGGCGATCCGCAGCGACTCGACGAGGAAGCCGGTGAGGGCGATCCCCAGGATCAGGAGAAGCGGTCCCAGGTCGTCGGCGTCCCGTGTCGGGGGGTCGGGCCGGGGGGCAAGGCGCCGGGCGAGCGCCGCGACGACTCCCACGATCAGGACCGCCCCGAACGTCTCGGCGAACAGCTTGAACGCGATGTAGAACCGCCCGTCCAGGATCCGGACGCCGAAATCGAACTCCACGGCGACGATGCAGGTGACGAGGAACAGGGCCAGGAACGCGGAAAAGATGGCGAGGTGGATCGGGCCTCCCGGACTCTTCTCCAGCACTTTCCGCTGGCCGAGGCCGTTCCGGAGGAACTCCAGCGCCCGCTTTCCCGGGCGGTCCAGCCGGTATTCCCTTTCGGGCCGTCCCCGCCGGTATGCCCGGATGCGGGAGAGGATCCTCCACCAGAAGAGGAGGAGGACGCCCACGAGGAGGAGGTACATGACCCCGGCGGTCGACGGCGGCAGGTTCCACAGGATTTCCCTGCCGAAGGTTTTCAAGGGAAGCCTTGCCCCGCACCCCTCATGTCAGTTCCATGTTTCTGGCGATGATGTGCTTCATGATCTCGGTGGTGCCGGCGAAGATGGCGATGACCCGCACGTCGCGGTAGAAACGGCAGATCGGATACTCCTCCATGTAGCCGTACCCCCCGTGAAGCTGCAGGCAGTGATACGCCACCCGGTTGGCCATTTCCGGTATCCACGCCTTCGCCATGGATACCTGCGTGACCGCGGAATCCCCCTGCATGTGCCTCCCGATGAGCCGGTCGAGGAAAGCCCGGCCCAGTTCGACCTCTGTCGCCATCTCCACGATCTTGAAGGCGTTGTGCTGCATGCTGCACACCGGCTTCCCGAACGCCTTGCGATCGCGGGTGTACCGGATCGTCATCTCCAGCATGGATTCGGCCATCGCCTGGGCCATGACGGAACAGACGAGGCGCTCCTGCTGGAGATGGTCCATCAGATGGGCGAATCCCCGGTTCTCCTCGCCCAGGAGGTTCGACTCCGGCACCCGGCAATCCTCGAAGATCAACTCGGCCGTGTCCTGGGAGTGCAGCCCCATCTTCTCGAGCTTCCTCCCCCTCTGGAATCCCGGGGAGTCCCGCTCGACGCAGATCAGGCTGATTCCCCGGGAGCCCTTGGCGTGTTTCTCCGTCCGGCACGCGACGATCACGAGGTCGGCGTTGATCCCGTTCGAGATGAATGTCTTTACCCCGTTGATGACGTAATCGGCTCCGTCCCGCTCCGCGCGGGTCTTGATCCCGGCCAGGTCCGATCCCGCGTCGGGCTCCGTCATTCCCACGGCCAGGACGATCTCCCCCGTGGCGCACTTGGGCAGCCACCGCTTCTTCTGCTCCTCCGTTCCGAGATGGTGGATATACGGCGCGACGATGTCGCTGTGGAGGGGCGCCATGAAGCCGATCCCTCCGGCACGGGAAAGCTCCTCGGTGATGATGACGGAGTACAGGAAGTCGGCTCCGCTTCCCCCGTACTCCTCGGGCAGCCACGGGCAGAGGAATCCGGCCGCCCCCATCTTCCGCCAGGCGTCCCGCGGAACGATCCCGTTCCGCTCCCAATCCCCCACATGGGGCGCCACTTCCTGGCCGATGAATCTCCTGAAGGCGTCCCGAAAGATGGCGTGCTCCTCCCGATACATCCTCATTCCTCCCGGACGTGAGCGTAGGCGTTGGTGAGAACCTCCCCGCCCTTGCCGGAAACCCGAAGATGCCAGGCCCCGTCCCCCATGTTCCACCCCTGGGTGGTGATGGTTTCGCCGGGATAGACGGGTGCGCTGAACCGGACGCCGAACTCCTGGAGGCGTTCGACCTGGTTCCCGCAGGCGCCCCGCAACAAGGCGCGTCCCACGTAACCGAACGTGCACAGCCCGTGAAGGATCGGCCGCGGGAATCCCGCGAAGGACGCGGACATCGGATCGACGTGGAGCGGATTCCGGTCTCCCGAAAGCCGATAGAGGAGCGCCTGGGATTCGGATGTCTTCTCGGAGATCTCGAAGTCGGGAGAACGTCGTTTCGGAATCTCCCGGACGGTGGCCTTCGGTCCGGGGTCCCCTCCGTACCCTCCGAATCCCCTGCAGAACAGGGAAGCCCTCGTGCGGAAAAGGCGTTTCCCGGACGGGTCGGTCGTCTCCGTCTCGACGACGAGGAGCGCCGCCTTCCCCTTGTCGTAGACGGCGGGCACCCGCGCGGTCGTGAGCATCGTCCCCCGGGGCGGTATGGCCTTATCCAGGGTGATGGCCTGCTCCCCGTGCAGGACGCTCCGGAACGGGACGTTGAACCGGGGCAGCAGGTTGACCATCGGGGCGAACATCGGGACGACGGCGTACGTCGGGCAGACCTTCAGCCCCCCGTTCGCCCCTTCGTAGACGAATTCC contains the following coding sequences:
- a CDS encoding MaoC family dehydratase N-terminal domain-containing protein, with the protein product MIRLDRVGKSNGATVHEYDDRDVILYHLGIGARPEDLEFVYEGANGGLKVCPTYAVVPMFAPMVNLLPRFNVPFRSVLHGEQAITLDKAIPPRGTMLTTARVPAVYDKGKAALLVVETETTDPSGKRLFRTRASLFCRGFGGYGGDPGPKATVREIPKRRSPDFEISEKTSESQALLYRLSGDRNPLHVDPMSASFAGFPRPILHGLCTFGYVGRALLRGACGNQVERLQEFGVRFSAPVYPGETITTQGWNMGDGAWHLRVSGKGGEVLTNAYAHVREE
- a CDS encoding acyl-CoA dehydrogenase family protein, producing MRMYREEHAIFRDAFRRFIGQEVAPHVGDWERNGIVPRDAWRKMGAAGFLCPWLPEEYGGSGADFLYSVIITEELSRAGGIGFMAPLHSDIVAPYIHHLGTEEQKKRWLPKCATGEIVLAVGMTEPDAGSDLAGIKTRAERDGADYVINGVKTFISNGINADLVIVACRTEKHAKGSRGISLICVERDSPGFQRGRKLEKMGLHSQDTAELIFEDCRVPESNLLGEENRGFAHLMDHLQQERLVCSVMAQAMAESMLEMTIRYTRDRKAFGKPVCSMQHNAFKIVEMATEVELGRAFLDRLIGRHMQGDSAVTQVSMAKAWIPEMANRVAYHCLQLHGGYGYMEEYPICRFYRDVRVIAIFAGTTEIMKHIIARNMELT
- a CDS encoding NAD-dependent malic enzyme translates to KGKLSDVISGADLFLGLAGPGLVTVEDLKKMSKDPIVFAMANPDPEIMPEEATPYVRIMATGRSDYPNQINNVLCFPGIFRGALDSQATCINEEMKLAAAYAIASCVGKEELSEDYIIPSVFDRKVGPAVAKEVSRAAHRSRVAKRAPKSYAEISLVS
- a CDS encoding electron transfer flavoprotein subunit beta/FixA family protein, yielding MKIVVCVKQVALFAVRSGVDPVKKRLLSEEVVYAVNPYDEVAVEEALRTREKFGGRVTALTLGPPRAEAVLRWCLAMGVDEAVHIVGDSPPDRGPWAVSAALAGFLRERKYDLVLCGKVAMDDEMGQTGPILAEWLGLPVVTSVVSVELHPGEGRAILRRTLDRGEREIVECTLPAVFTVDRPLNRPRYPTLPGRRTAERHDIRRIDGSGLLNQPPRGEVLPVVDIVRWAPPRIRPKKILAPGDEVSAAGRMQWVLSGGAGKKAGGRLTGDAGSLADGIIRFLAERGLISRED
- a CDS encoding (Fe-S)-binding protein; protein product: MKTFGREILWNLPPSTAGVMYLLLVGVLLLFWWRILSRIRAYRRGRPEREYRLDRPGKRALEFLRNGLGQRKVLEKSPGGPIHLAIFSAFLALFLVTCIVAVEFDFGVRILDGRFYIAFKLFAETFGAVLIVGVVAALARRLAPRPDPPTRDADDLGPLLLILGIALTGFLVESLRIAATKPGAAPCSYVANAVARLFSGSSVPDLLRWHRGIWWTHLLLAFGFVAAVPYGKMLHAIAGPANIYLRSFRPAGALQPIPDFDGLETLGAGAIGDFSWKQLLDLDACSRCGRCEAACPAHATGKSLSPQKVIRTLGERSRGRDGTGVPPEDIWACTACGHCQAACPMLIEHVETIVDLRRHLVLGKSAFPAELEPMFRNLELHSDPWGFGLSRRLEWAVGMELEAAGKEGKVDLAYWVGCAGAFDERYRSVARSMTRILATAGIRFVVLGSREHCCGDFARRTGNEYLFHSLARKNVATLKECGVSRIVTSCPHCHNALGNEYANFGAGFEVIDHTTFLLDLLDRGAIRASRSMEKTVAYHDPCYLGRYHGIHEPPRRVLSGIAGIRLAEAGRSRKDGFCCGAGGGHLWLPSDGARINERRASELLSLLPDIVATACPHCLYMLEDGIRGGEAGSAVPECLDLAEILARAL